One genomic window of Arachis hypogaea cultivar Tifrunner chromosome 8, arahy.Tifrunner.gnm2.J5K5, whole genome shotgun sequence includes the following:
- the LOC112706891 gene encoding uncharacterized protein, with the protein MSEPPFRPREKLVEKQKYFQNIHKHTYLKGPYDKITSVAIPVALAATSLYMIGRGIYNMSHGIGKKE; encoded by the exons ATGTCGGAACCACCTTTCAGACCACGAGAGAAGCTTGTTGAGAAGCAAAAGTATTTCCAGAATATCCATAAACATACGTACTTGAAGGGACCATATGATAAGATTACATCTGTTGCAATCCCAGTTGCTTTGGCAGCAACTTCATTGTACATGATC GGACGAGGGATCTATAACATGTCGCATGGGATAGGAAAGAAAGAATGA
- the LOC112706889 gene encoding uncharacterized protein — protein sequence MRKCSFYDTHSRRRSSPYRDFRDETRRSGSSRLEEPDRLRVVSPVRRTDYEDGRSDHRRRSNNVDFAPYTDGAVSSKFQWDNLLEAKQLENATSSSSGFVYRFSGSGPMGPTGPPRSYGGFVSQQRENGGVHLPPRHCEHQQVGYGLSVSQPYTSALTPSPPPSLFGGQLGLLRSVGIGTDGDFEHVHVQIPKPNSVKVSNNNTHCSIMNRVLQRRERSDGVPCSNNGGFMSSRFQRPSIVDSIVEKIDGALGNIDSLRKGTPWKEEVKDAEQHFVEPLCCSKHVVPEYGTEDGHRDSEEGWSLRAYEKNAYTYSDYQGNCKVLPVLDHDQYVYKHGGVLDDKLMKTEVEMFDLGYGHGGKTFENQIWNAFPAASPHCHKRPQKSSYSTEPEERTPRKKEIIIQKIVTKRLRDTSGRMIHLPSSLGSCHRNVHARLGRRVLAEEEPCEAVKRIKKKELKRNLCELSRSVPGSDPSESEVKETSKHSKRSKSEPPEDSKEFKQLVQNAFFKFVRLLNENPSQRRKYIDRGGVDTLRCTLCGSKSKEFANTHSLAMHAFNSTKARHRAEHLGFHKALCVLLGWRDTPASDGLWVRQALPASEASNLKNDLIIWPPVVLIHNSSVTNSNPDKRVIISIEGLEAILNGMGFGGGKTKVSRGKPANYSILVVTFNATFSGLQEAERLHKFYSDKRHGRAEFQQIDDEGTQGTHSTNLHKENVLYGYLGNAEDLDKLDFESKKHSVVKSKKDIQAIVDDTLKAS from the exons ATGAGGAAGTGCAGCTTTTACGACACCCACAGCCGCCGACGCTCTTCTCCTTACCGAGACTTTCGCGACGAAACCCGACGATCCGGTTCGAGCCGGTTAGAAGAACCGGACCGGTTGAGGGTCGTTAGTCCGGTCCGAAGGACTGACTATGAAGACGGTCGATCAGACCACCGCCGCCGTTCAAATAACGTTGACTTTGCGCCGTACACTGACGGTGCGGTGTCGTCGAAGTTTCAGTGGGATAACCTCCTGGAAGCGAAGCAGCTCGAAAACGCAACGTCGTCGTCGAGCGGTTTCGTTTACCGGTTTTCGGGTTCAGGTCCCATGGGCCCCACTGGGCCCCCGAGAAGTTATGGCGGTTTCGTTTCGCAGCAGAGGGAAAATGGAGGGGTTCATCTTCCTCCCAGGCATTGCGAGCATCAACAAGTTGGGTATGGACTCTCCGTTTCACAGCCATATACGTCTGCATTAACTCCATCGCCACCACCATCACTGTTTGGTGGGCAATTAGGGTTGCTTAGAAGCGTAGGGATTGGAACAGATGGGGATTTTGAGCACGTGCATGTTCAAATTCCGAAACCAAACTCTGTTAAGGTTTCCAATAATAATACGCACTGTTCCATTATGAACAGGGTCTTGCAAAGGAGAGAGAGGAGTGATGGGGTTCCATGTTCTAATAATGGAGGGTTTATGTCTTCGCGGTTTCAGAGACCCAGCATTGTGGATTCCATTGTGGAGAAAATTGATGGCGCCCTAGGTAATATAGACTCCTTAAGAAAAGGAACACCTTGGAAGGAGGAGGTGAAGGATGCTGAACAACACTTTGTTGAGCCATTGTGTTGCAGCAAGCATGTGGTTCCCGAGTATGGCACAGAAGATGGACATAGAGACAGCGAAGAAGGTTGGAGCTTAAGAGCGTATGAGAAAAATGCTTATACTTATTCAGATTATCAAGGTAATTGCAAGGTTTTACCTGTGCTTGATCATGACCAATATGTATATAAGCATGGAGGTGTTTTAGATGATAAACTTATGAAAACAGAGGTAGAGATGTTTGATTTGGGGTATGGACATGGTGGTAAAACATTTGAGAATCAAATTTGGAATGCTTTCCCTGCTGCGTCACCTCATTGTCACAAGCGACCACAGAAATCTAGTTATTCGACAGAACCTGAGGAGAGGACCCCAAGGAAGAAAGAAATTATCATTCAAAAAATCGTGACGAAGAGGTTGAGAGATACTAGTGGTAGGATGATTCACCTCCCAAGTTCCCTGGGTTCTTGTCACAGGAACGTCCATGCCCGCTTAGGCCGTCGAGTTCTTGCTGAAGAAGAACCTTGTGAAGCTGTCAAACGTATTAAAAAGAAGGAACTAAAGAGAAATTTGTGTGAACTTTCCAGAAGTGTCCCCGGCTCTGATCCTTCAGAATCAGAGGTTAAGGAAACATCCAAACATTCCAAGAGGTCAAAGAGTGAGCCACCTGAAGATTCTAAGGAGTTCAAGCAACTTGTGCAGAATGCGTTTTTTAAATTTGTCAGACTTCTGAATGAGAATCCATCACAGCGAAGAAAATACATAGACCGTGGGGGAGTTGATACTCTAAGGTGCACCTTATGCGGCAG CAAGTCGAAGGAGTTTGCCAACACACACAGCCTTGCAATGCATGCTTTCAACTCAACCAAGGCTCGGCATAGAGCTGAACATTTGGGTTTTCACAAGGCACTTTGTGTACTTTTAGGATGGCGCGATACACCAGCATCGGATGGATTGTGGGTCCGGCAGGCTCTGCCTGCTTCTGAAGCATCAaatttgaaaaatgatttaatCATATGGCCCCCAGTTGTTTTGATTCACAACAGTTCTGTTACAAATAGTAATCCTGATAAAAGGGTGATCATAAGTATTGAAGGGTTGGAGGCTATTCTTAATG GTATGGGATTTGGTGGGGGAAAGACAAAAGTGTCCCGAGGGAAACCTGCAAATTACAGCATCTTGGTAGTGACCTTCAATGCCACATTTTCTGGATTGCAAGAAGCAGAAAGGCTTCACAAGTTTTATTCTGACAAGCGTCATGGTAGGGCGGAGTTCCAACAAATTGATGATGAGGGAACACAAGGTACACACAGCACAAACTTACATAAGGAGAATGTTTTGTATGGTTATCTAGGCAATGCTGAAGATCTCGATAAGCTTGACTTTGAAAGTAAAAAACACTCTGTCGTGAAGAGCAAGAAGGACATCCAAGCCATTGTTGATGATACTCTCAAAGCTTCGTGA
- the LOC112705217 gene encoding dehydration-responsive element-binding protein 1E-like, with the protein MEFENNEESLYYYSSSSSLSSSTSSQTQLSAISPPPSSSPSRSQKKRSGRKKFREMRHPVYRGVRRRNGNKWVCEVREPIKKSRIWLGTYPTPEMAARAHDAAVLALRGTSATFNFPLSVPLLPLAESSSPQHIREAASKAAQQTSSNNDITNPPVSSSNMNLSVGVDGGGGVVGSTFFDEEAMFNMPALLDSMAEGLLITPPSMKRGAFHDDDEFQTDLTLWNFD; encoded by the coding sequence ATGGAGTTTGAGAATAACGAAGAATCACTTTATtactattcttcttcttcatcactaTCTTCTTCCACTTCATCTCAAACCCAACTCTCGGCCATCAGCCCACCGCCATCGTCGTCGCCATCACGCAGTCAGAAGAAGAGATCAGGGAGGAAGAAGTTCCGAGAGATGCGACACCCGGTGTACAGGGGTGTCCGGCGGAGGAACGGCAACAAGTGGGTGTGCGAAGTGAGAGAACCAATCAAGAAATCAAGAATATGGCTCGGAACTTACCCTACCCCTGAAATGGCCGCTAGGGCACACGACGCCGCAGTTCTGGCACTTAGAGGCACCTCAGCCACCTTCAATTTCCCTCTCTCCGTCCCCCTTCTTCCCCTTGCTGAGTCATCTTCACCTCAACATATTCGAGAAGCTGCTTCCAAAGCCGCACAACAAACTAGCAGTAATAATGATATTACTAACCCTCCTGTTTCTTCTTCGAATATGAATCTTTCTGTTGGtgttgatggtggtggtggagtAGTGGGGTCGACGTTCTTTGATGAGGAGGCAATGTTTAACATGCCTGCATTGCTTGATAGCATGGCGGAGGGTTTGCTTATAACACCACCGTCCATGAAGCGAGGAGcttttcatgatgatgatgaatttcaAACTGACCTCACTCTCTGGAATTTCGACTAA